Within Sphingomonas piscis, the genomic segment GCCAGAATGCAGCCGACCGGCCGGTCGCGTGAACACCGCAGTGCGGCTCCGATTCGATGATCGCCGTCCGTCTTTGACCGGCAATCATCGCTCCAAGGCTCGCGCCCGCGATGCCGCCGCCGACAATGATGACGTCGAAGCTGCTCATCTTCCTGCGCGGTTACGAATTGGAAAGGCCGGCAGTCTAGAGCCAACATCATGATAAACGTCGGATTCACCGATATTCTGCTCGGCGCCCTTGCGGTGCTCATGCTGACGGCAGCAGTCACGGACCTGCGCCGGCGCAAGATCCCGAACTGGCTGGTCCTCACGATAGGCGTCATGGCGCCACTGTTTTGGTGGTCCCTCCAGCTGCCGATCTATCCCGATGTCGCGCTTCGCGCAGGCACCGGACTGCTGGTCTTTTTGGCATTGTTCGGCCTGTTTTGCGTTGGCGGCATGGGCGGCGGCGACGTAAAGCTCGCTACTGCCATCGCGTTGTGGTTCCCGCCGCAGGTCACCTTGCTGTTTTTGCTCGTGATGTCGCTGGCGGGCGCCGTGGTCAGCACCGCGGCGTGGGTTCACCATTCCAAGATCATGCGCCGCCAGGGTCGAACCGTCGTTCCGTACGGCGTCGCCATCGCATTCGCGGGCCTTCTGATTCTCGCCCAACGATATCTTAACCAATTTGCCTGATCAGTGTGACTGAAGACGGGGCCCTATAGGGGAGGCGACAAACGCCATGGACGTGAAAAAAGTAATGCTGCTGGTTGGGGCGCTGGTGATTGCAGCGGTCACGGCCATCATGGCGAAGAACATGTTTGCCGGCGCCGGTGCCGAACAGGCAGCGGCCGCGCCGGTGCCACAGGGCCCGAAGGTACTCGTTGCCAAGCGGGCCCTGCCCGTCGGCACGATCATCGACCAGGAAAGCCTCGCCTTTCAGCCCTGGCCGCAAGAGCTGGTGCAAAGCGCCTATTATCTTGAGGGCGCCCCTGAATCCGATCTCACCAAGCTGATCGGCACCGTGGTGCGCAATCCGATCACGGCGGGACAGCCCGTCACTCGCGGCGCCCTGGTCGGCCCGGAGGATCGCGGGTTCCTTGCCGCGGCACTTGCCCCGGGGATGCGTGCGATCACCGTTCCCGTGAACGTCATCGGCGGCGTCGCCGGCTTTGTCTTCCCGGGCGACCGGGTGGACCTGATGCTGACCCAGTCGATCAACAATGGCGACGGTCCCGCACTCAATGTTTCGGAAACGGTCGTGCGCAACCTCAGGGTTCTCGCAACCGACCAGCGTGTCGACAGCAAGGACGAGCAGGGCAAAACCGTTGTTCGCACTTTCTCCAACGTTACGCTCGAGGTCACCCCGCGGATCGCGGAGAAGGTCGTCGTCGCCCAGACGGTTGGCAATCTCTCCCTGTCGCTTCGTTCCATTGCCGATAATGCTTCGGAGCTGGACCGTGCGGTCGCATCCGGTGAGGTCAAGGTGCCGCAGGGCGCCAACCCGGCTCAGGAAAAGAAGATCCTGAAGGCTGCGGCCGGTCGCCCCCTCGACTCCAACACGACCTTCTCGACCGGCGGCGACGTCTCCCGCTTTCAGCGGCGGACCGTGCCGCTCCGTCCCGAGGAGCGCCAGGCGCAGATCAATCGTGAACTCGCCGCGGCGGGCAAGGCGGTCAGCGCCGCGGCCGCCCGCTCGATGGGTCCGACCGTACGCATTTCTCGCGGCAACAATGTCACCGTCGTTCCGGTGGGAGTTCGCTAAAATGAAGACCTTGACCATTCTTAACCGGGCACGTCTCGGAACGGCGGCGATCGCCCTGGCCACGGCGCTTGGTGCGGTCGGCCCGGTCGCCCCCGCGACTGCCCAGTCAACCACCGCCAAGCCCGCTGAAACGCTGAACCTCAGCCAGGGAGCGGGCACGCTCGTCCGCCTGTCGGAGCCGATGACCGACGTGTTCGTCGCCAACGACGGCGTTGCCGACGTCCAGGTCAAATCGTCCACCCAGCTCTACGTGTTCGGCAAGGGGCGCGGTGAAACCACCATCTACGCGACCACGAAGTCGGGACGAACCATCTATGCCGCCACCGTGCGGGTCGGAAACAATCTGGGTTCCGTTGACGAGATGCTTCGTCTGGCAATGCCGGAAGCGGACGTCCGCGTGACGCCGATGAACAATTTGCTGCTGCTGACAGGCACGGTCGCCTCTCCCGACGACGTCGCCGAGGCGCAGCGCCTCGTCCAGGCCTACATCGGCGAAGGAACTCAAATCGTCAGCCGGATCAAGTCGGCGACGCCGCTGCAGGTCATGCTGAAGGTCCGCATCGCGGAAGTGAGCCGGTCGGCACTGAAGAATATCGGCGTAAACATACTGAACAGGGACACCGCATCTCAAAATGGTACCCTGATGGGTATTGGCCGCGGGGACCCCGGCACCATCAACGTCGTCAAGGGGCCTGCAGACCCGGTCACCGGCGTACAGCCGGAGACGGTCATCGGAGCAACCTTCAAGAACCTGACAGGTGGCACCACGCTCGGCATTTTCCGCCACATGTTCGGCATGGACATCTTGGGCACTCTGGACCTGCTGCAAACCGATGGTTTCGCAACAACGCTGGCCGAGCCTTCGCTGTCCGCACTTTCCGGAGAAACGGCGAGCTTCCTCGCAGGCGGTGAATTCCCGATTCCTGTGTCGCAGGGAAATGACGCCATCTCGATCGAGTATAAGCAATATGGCGTCGGACTTGCGTTTACGCCCTTCGTACTCGCCGATGGACGCATCTCGATGCGGGTGCGCCCCGAAGTAAGCGAGATCAGCGACGCCAATTCCGTCAGGCTGAACGGCTTCGTCGTTCCCGCCATGACAACGCGGCGTGCCGAGACGACTGTGGAACTTGGATCCGGCCAGTCGTTCATGCTTGCAGGACTGCTCCAAAATCGGAACAGCAACAGCATCGAGCGGGCGCCTTTCCTCGGCGACCTTCCGATCCTCGGCGCCCTGTTTCGCTCATCCGGTTATCGCCGGAGCGAGACGGAACTCGTCATTGTCGTCACGCCATATCTGGTCCGGCCCGTTTCCGGCCAGCTCGCCTTGCCGACCGACGGATACCGGAACCCGACCGACCCCGAACTGATGTTGGAAGGCAAACTCTACCAGGGCAAGAGTGGGGCGGCGTTGCCAGCCAACGCCCCCGCTCCTGGTTTGTCGGGTGCCGCCGCCAGCACTGCCGCGCCCGGGTTCAAGCTGTGACCCGCCGCCCTTCGATCAAGAGGATCGCCATGACTCGCAAGCCCGCCATTCTCATCATGACAGCAGCGCTGGCCGCGTGCGGCCATACAGCACAGGACTTGCCGGACCGCGGCATGGCTGCAGTCAACGTGCCGGTGGTCAGCCGCACCGACTTCACCTTTGATGCGGCGGCGCCGGGCGGATCGCTGCCGCCCAGCGAAGCCGCGCGCCTCGATGGCTGGTTCCAAGGCCTGTCCGTTGGATATGGCGACAACATCTACCTCGATGGCCCTTATGCCGATGCGGCGCGAAATGAAGTGGCCGGCGTTGCTGCCCGCTACGGCCTCTTGGTTGCTCCGGGGGCACCCGTCACCCAGGGCGCGGTGCCAGACGGCGTCGTGCGAGTTGTTGTCACCCGCAGCCGGGCCTTCGTTCCCGATTGCCCGGACTGGAGCCGCGCGCGCGACCTGAACTATAACAATCGTTCGCATCCGAACTACGGCTGCGCGGTGAATTCAAATCTCGCCGCGATGATCGCCAACCCCGACGATCTCGTCCACGGCCGCGCTGGTGAAGTTAACGTCGATCCGAAGCTCGGTACCAAGGCGGTGGATGCCTACCGGAACAAGGTCCTGAGCGGCATCAGCGGGACCGTTCAAGCTACCGGCAGCAAGGGAAACTAAGAGTATGAACGCTCCATTTCAGGCACGCGCCGGCTTGCGTGATCCGTTCAGCGCCTTTGTCTGCGACGACGCGACAGCGGACATGCTGCGTCCGGTGGCGGTCGAGCACGGCTGGTCGCCCGAAAAGGTCAACAAGGGCGGCCTTCGCAATGCCGTTCAGTCCCTGTCCGTGTCCGCCAGTCCGAACATCTTGTTCGTTGATCTGTCGGAATCAGCGGATCCACTGAACGACATCAATGCGCTTGCCGAAGTCTGTGAGCCCGGGACGATCGTGATTGCAGCGGGCCAGGTGAACGACGTCCGCCTGTACCGCGACCTGGTCGCCAGTGGGATCCACGACTATCTACTGAAGCCGTTCACGGTCGATCAGCTGCGCGACACGTTCGCTCACGCCCAAATGGTCCTCTCCGGACCGCGCGGCGAAGCACAGGTCGACCGCCCGCATGTCATGGCAGCGGTGATCGGCGTCCGCGGTGGAGTCGGCGCGTCGACGATTGCGACATCGCTCGCGTGGCTGCTCGGTGAAAAGGCCGGCCGCTCGACGGCGCTGCTCGACCTTGACGTCCATTTCGGCACCGGCGCGTTGGCGCTCGACCTGGAGCCTGGCCGCGGTCTGACCGACGCCATCGAAAATCCGAGCCGCATCGACGGCTTGTTCATCGAACGTGCCATGGTCCGCGCCAACGAGCGGCTGTCCGTCCTCTCGGCGGAAGCGCCAATTCATCAGCCGCTGGTTACGGACGGCACGGCATTTTTTCAGCTGCAGGAAGAAATGCGCAACGCGTTCGAATCCACCGTGCTCGATCTGCCGCGCCACATGCTGATCCAGTATCCGCACATGGTTCACGATGCCCATGTTGCCGTGGTTGTCTCCGAACTGACGCTTGCCGGAACCCGGGACACGATCCGGATTCTCGCTTGGCTGAAGGCAAATGCGCCGCAAACCAAGGTGATCGTCGTTGCTAACGGCGTACCGTCCGGCGGAGCGCTGGAGATCAGCCGCAAGGATTTCGAGCAATCGATCGAGCGGCCCGTGGACGTCATCTTCCCGTTCGACAGCAAGCTTGCAGCGCAAGCCGCAAAGCTTGGCAAGCCGGTCGCCGAAGTCGCCAGCGGCAAGGCGTCAGCGCCTTTCGCCACTCTCTCGTCGATGGTTCTCAGCCATGCGACCGAGGAGAGTGCAACCGACACGGCCAAGGTCGCAAAGAAGGGCGTGGTCGATAGCCTGAAGTCGATGTTGTCGAAGCCCAAGCCCGCTGCTGCGTAGGAGCTTTGAGCGGCGGCAATGCCGCATGGGTGTAGGTAGGAAATGGACGGTCGAGAATGATGCTGCCGATGATCTTTGCATTGCTCGTCATGGGCGTCCTGTTCCTGCTTTATACGGCATTGAGCGGGCCTTCCCCGGCGAAGGCCGTCAAGCGGCGGATGGAGCTGATCCGGGAACGGCATAACGACAGCCCGCTCGCGGCCAATGCGCAGGCGCAAATCCGAAAATTGTTCGCTCAGCGGGCGGGCCGGTTTGAAGGTGTCGCCTCGACCCTGATTCCGCGGCCCGCATTGCTGCGCCGCCGCCTGGAAATGACCGGCAAGGACATCACGCTGAGCAAATACGGGCTGATCACCCTCGTCGCCGTTGCCGTCGTTGCCATTCTCTTGATGTTCAGGGGCGCGCCGTTCTTCCTGGCGCTGTTCGCCGGTCTGTTCATCGGCATCGGCGCGCCGCACATGGCGATCGGCTTCATGATCAAGAAGCGTCTCAACAAATTCAACGTCAATTTCCCTGATGCCATCGAGCTGATGGTGCGCGGCCTCCGCTCGGGTCTTCCGATCACGGAAACCCTGACGATTGTCGCTGGCGAGATCAGCGGCCCGGTCGGTGTCGAGTTCCGCGCCGTTGCCGACAAGATGAAGATCGGCCGGACGATGGAAGCCGCGCTTCAGGAAACCGCCGACCGCCTCGGTACGCCGGAGTTCCAATTCTTCGTCATCACCCTGGCGATCCAGCGCGAGACCGGCGGCAACCTTGCCGAGACCCTCTCTAACCTGGCCGATGTTCTTCGCAAGCGCGCGCAGATGAAGCTGAAAATCCGCGCTATGAGCTCGGAATCGAAGGCTTCCGCCTACATCGTCGGGTCGCTTCCGTTCGTCGTCTTCACCTTGGTCTACCTGGTGAACCCGACCTACATGATGAACTTCTTCGTGGATCAGCGCCTGATCGTGGCCGGCATCGGCGGCCTCATCTGGATGAGCATCGGCGTGTTCATCATGGCCAAGATGGTCAACTTCGAGATTTAGGGGCGGAACCATGAATCCACAGGCATCCGGCCCGACCCTCCTCGGCATCGACGTCATCTGGGTTGCAACCCTGCTGAGCGCGGTTGCTGCCATGGCGGTCATGCTCGCCATCTACGCGGCGACGACTGTCAAGGATCCGATGGCTCGCCGGGTCAAGGCGCTGAACGACCGCCGCGAGCAGCTGAAGGCCGGCATCGTCGCCTCGACGAACAAGCGCAAGAAGCTGACCAACAAGAACCAGGCGGCCGACCGCGTCCGCTCGCTGCTGACCAGCTTCAAGATGGTTCAGGATGACCAGCTGAAAAGGACGCAGCTGCGCCTGATGCAGGCCGGCATCCGCGCCAAGGACCTGGCCTTCTTCATCATCCTTGCGCGGTTCGTCATGCCTGTGGTGATGGGCGTTGTCGGCGTCCTCGTGCTCTACGTCATGGACATGTTCCCGGCCTGGTCGCCCCTCCGCCGCTACATCACGCTCGCCGGTATGCTCGTGTTCGCCTACAAGGCGCCTGACATCTGGCTCACCAACAAGGTCAAGAAGCGCAGCGACGCCGTGCGCAAAGGTCTGCCGGATGCGCTCGACCTGCTCGTCATCTGCGCCGAAGCCGGCCTTACCGTCGACGCCGCTTTCAACCGCGTGTCGAAGGAACTGGGTAAGGCCTATCCGGAACTCGGCGACGAATTCGGATTGACCGCCATCGAGCTCGGCTTCCTTAACGAGCGCCGTCAGGCGTTCGAGAACCTGGCCGACCGCGTCGACCTCGAGGCGGTCCGCGGCGTGGTTACGACCATGATCCAGACGGAGAAATATGGTACGCCGCTGGCCTCTGCCCTTCGCGTTCTCTCCGCCGAGTTCCGCAACGACCGCATGATGCGGGCGGAGGAAAAGGCGGCGCGCTTGCCGGCGATCATGACCGTTCCGCTGATCCTGTTCATCCTGCCGACCCTGTTCGTCGTCATCCTGGGCCCGGCGGCCTGCTCGATCAGCGACAACTTTATCAGCAAGTAGAGCCAGCGGCTGCGATCCTGTGGGGGGAACGCAGCCGCACCTCCAAGCGTATCGCATCCGAACCAATCAAGAGGATGCGCGATGACCACCATCAACTGGACGGACCCGAACGTCCTCATCGTACTCGGCCTGGTCTTCCTCCTCGGCCTGCTGATCGGTGCCTTCATGACCGCCGGCGGGCGCCGCAAATGGAAGGGCCGCTACCGCGAGGAGAGCGTCCGCCGCGAGCAGCTGGAGCGTGAGCACAACCGCCATCAGGAAGAGTGGGCGACCAAGGAGAAGGATTGGCGCGAACGGGACAGCCTGCGCGACGCGGCCATCCGCAGCAACCGCGACCCCGCGACCGACCGGCCACTGTAGAACTCCTTCTCCCGCTAACGGGAGAAGGAACTAACCCTCGATTTTCGAAAAGTCCGCCACCCCATTCACAGCATCGCGGAAGCGCAGCAGCAGGTTGAGCCGTCGCTCGCGCTTGGCAGCGTCAGTATCGTTGACCGTCACTTTGTCGAAGAAGGCATCGATCGGCCCGCGGAGCTTGGCGAGCGCCGTCATCGCGGCGGTAAAATCCTCCCGCTCGACGGCGTCCCTGGCTTCAGGCTCGCTCGCATCCAGCGCGGCGAGCAGCGCCTGCTCCTCCGGCAAGTCGGCACCCGCATGTCCCGAGGCCATCTCTCCGATCGCCTCCGCCATGCCTGGTTCCTCCACCAGCACCAGCGGATCTTCCTCACCGGTCTGAGCAATCCCCTGCTCTTCTCGCGACGACATCACCTGCGGCCCGGTCCAATCCTCCTTCTTGAGGATGTTGGCAGCGCGCTTGTAGGCCGCGTGAAGATCACGACCTTCGGCCGTCTCAACGAACGCCTGCAACGCCTTAACCCGGGCAAGAAGTTCAACCAGATCGTCGTTCGCGTCTACCGTTGCACCGTTGTCTGAGCCCGTCGCAAAAATCGCGTCAATAATGTCATGCCTTACGCCTGCATCTCGCTGTTGAACCTTCAAGCGTTCAGCAATGAACATTCCAAGGTGGCCGCCAGAGAGAACTTCCGACAAATTACTCCCATGCAAATCGCCGTATAATCCCACAGGCTTCAGACGCAGGTTGTTTTCCAGAACAAGCGAGATGGCACCCAGCATTGCGCGTCTGAGGGCGAAAGGATCTTTCGAACCCGTTGGCCTCATGTCGGCCGCAAAGAAATTGAAGACTGTGTCGAGCTTGTCCGCAAGGCTCACCGCCACCGTGACCGGCGCGGTCGGCACCTCATCGCCCTGCCCGACCGGCTTGTAATGATCACGCACGGCATCGGCGACCGCATTCGGCTCGCCCTGGGCGCGCGCCAGGTAGCCGCCGATGATACCCTGCAGCTCCGGGAATTCGCCGACCATTCCGGTGACGAGGTCCGCCTTGGCAAGCCGGGCTGCGCGCTCCGCCTGGTCCGGATCGGCACCTCGCACGACGCCCTGCTCAACCAGCCACCGCGCCAGCTTCGCGACCCGCTCCACCTTGTCCGCGACGGTGCCGAGCTTCTCGTGAAACACGATCTGCGACAGCTTCTTGGCCTGTTCTTCCAGCGGGACCTTGAGGTCCTGCTCCCAGAAGAAGCGTGCATCGCTCAGGCGCGCCGCGAGCACGCGGCGGTTGCCTTCGACGATCCGCTCTCCGCCATCGGTGGCGTCGATGTTGGCGGTGCAGACGAACGCCGGGGCCAAGCCCCCATCCGCGTGGGTACAGGCAAAATACTTCTGGTTGGTGCGCATGGTGAGCACGATCACTTCGCGCGGCACGTCCAGGAACTCCGGATCGAATCTGCCAAGCAGTGGCACGGGCCATTCGGTCAGCCCGGCATTCTCGACTACCAAGCCTTCGTCGTCGAGCAGCCTCAATCCGGCCGCTTCCGCCGCTGCGGCCGCACCTTCGCGAACGATGCGCTCCCGCTCCTCATGATCGACGATCACGTGGCACGCGCGCAGCTTCTCGATGTAATCGGATGCACCGTCGACGGTGATCGGCCCCGGATGGTGGAACCGATGCCCAGTGGTAGTCGCGCTACTCGCAACTCCGGCAAACTCGAGCGGAATGACCTCGTCGCCAAGAATAGCGACGATGCCCTGCAAAGGACGGACCCAGCGCGTCCCGCCGCTGCCCCAGCGCATCGACTTGGGCCACGGGAAATCCGCGAGAACGCGGCCAAGCACGTCCTGAATAACCGCGGAGGCATCCTGCCCCGGCTTGTCGATTACCGCGAACCAGACGCCGCCGCGTTCCTCCAGCTGATCCTGCGACAGCCCTGTCTTGCGCAGAAATCCTTCCAGCGCCTGCGGCGGCGCCGAGGTGCGCGGACCTTTCAGCTCCTCGCGGACAGCCTCCGTATGTTCAGCGATCTCTCGCGCGATCAGCACCAGCCGGCGCGGCGTCGAGAATGCATCGATGGCGCCGTGGTCAAGGCCCGCGGCATCCAGACCTTCGGCGAACATCCGCGAAAGGTCGTTCCGCGCCTTCGCCTGCATCCGCGCAGGAATCTCTTCGGAGAGAAGCTCAAGCAGGAAGTCGGCCATTACGCGGCATACCCCTTGGCTTCGATCCACGCGCCACATGCACCTTTCGCCAGATCGCGCACCCGGCCGATGTAAGCCTGCCGCTCAGCGACGGAGATCACGCCGCGCGCCTGAAGCGTGTTGAACACATGGCTAGCCTTGATCGCCTGCTCATAGGCGGCGATCGGTAGCTTCGCTTCCAGGCTCCGCTCGCACTCGGCGGCCGCCTTGCGAAAAGCGTCGAACAGGCTGTCCGTGTCCGCGACCTCGAAATTCCACTCCGACATCTGCTCTTCATTGTCGAGGAAGACGTCGCCGTAGGTCACGCCCTCATCGTTGAAACGAAGGTCGAAGACGTTGTCGACGCCCTGGATGTACATCGCGAGCCGCTCCAGGCCGTAGGTGAGCTCGCCCGACACCAGCTTGCACTCAAAGCCGCCGACCTGCTGGAAGTAGGTGAATTGCGTTACTTCCATCCCGTCGCACCAAACTTCCCAGCCCAGACCCCACGCCCCCAGCGTCGGGCTTTCCCAGTCGTCCTCGACGAAGCGGATGTCATGCTTCAGCGGGTCGATGCCGATCGCCGACAAGCTGCCGAGATAAAGGTTCTGCAGATTCGGCGGGCTCGGTTTTAAGATCACCTGATACTGGTAGTAGTGCCCCAGCCGGTTCGGGTTCTCGCCATAACGCCCGTCGGTGGGACGGCGGCAGGGTTGCACATAAGCGGCCTTCCACGGATCGGGCCCGAGCGCGCGCAGCACGGTCGCGGGGTGAAACGTCCCTGCGCCCATCTCCATGTCATAGGGTTGAAGCAGCACGCACCCTTGCGCGCTCCAGTAATTGTGCAGGGTCAGGATCAGGTCCTGGAAACTCAAAGACACGCCGGCGGCCCCTTTCGACGCGCGGCTTTGGCGCATGGCGGATGTTGGGGCAAGTGGTGCGCAAGTGGACGTTAAGGGGAAAGCGACTACATCCCTTTGACTGATCGCCGCGGAGTTTTTCCTAAACATGCTGACGTCTCTTCTACGCCGTGGGCTTGGCCTGCTTGGCCTGGCCGCCCTCGCCGGCTCTTCCGCTGCGCCCGCGCGGACCCATCAGGCTCGGCCCGCGCTATGGGAGGTCTCGGACGCGGACACCAAAATCTATCTGTTCGGCACAATCCACCTGCTGCCGTCGGACTACCAGTGGCGGACCCCCGCGCTGAACCGGGCGCTGAACTCCTCGCAGAGCCTCGTGGTCGAGACGATCGTGGACGAGAAGAACCCGCAGCCCTTCCTGCAAGCGATGGCAAGGCTCGGCTTCTCGCCGGGGCAGCCACCGATTGCCGACCGCGTCCCGGCCGCCAAGCGACCGCTCCTCGACGCGGCCATCCGCAAGACCGGTCAGCCGCGCCAGGCCTTTGACGCGATGGAGACCTGGGCCGCGGCTTTCACCCTGCTCAGCGTTCAGTTCAAGGAGCTTGGCGTCAGCGGTGCGGACGGCGTTGAAACGGTGCTGAAGCAAGAATTCAATCGGAATAGCCGCCCGATCGGGCAGCTCGAGGATATCGCGGAGCAGCTCAGTATCTTCGACGGCCTGCCCGAAGCGGACCAGCGCGCCTTCCTGGAGGGCGTGATCGAGGACCCGAAGGAGATGAAGAAGCAGTTCGGCGGCATGCTGAGTTCGTGGGTCCGCGGCGACGTCGAGGGCATTGCCCGCACCTTCAACCAAGACCTCTCCTCGTCTCCAGCGATGATGGATGCATTGATCCGCCGCCGCAACGGCAACTGGGCAAAATGGCTCGAGAACCGCCTGAAGAGCCCCGGGACGGTCACGGTAGCAGTGGGTGCCGGCCATCTCGCCGGCAAGGACAGCGTTATCTCCCTGCTTCAGCGCGAAGGCCTGCAGGTCCGTCGCATCCAGTAGGCTTGTTGCTGTTCTGTAACGAGAAAATTTCACTTACACGGCTTTCCGCTAGACAATCTTTAAGCTCTGTAGGAGCATCCTCCTCAGGTCATCGGGGCGGGGGTCGCGATGCATTCGAGGCACTGACGCGGGCTGTTCCGCGACCGGCGAAGCTTGCCCTGACGGCAACGGCGCCGCGCCGACGATGCTGCACTCCACCTTCTCGATGAGGGTGGGAGACTTGCATGGCGGGTGGGTTCTTCACGGCAATCGCGGCAGCGACCCTGGCGCTTGGGCAGCCGGCGACGACACGCCCGGCGATTGCCCACCCGGCCCTCTGGGCTGTTCAGGATGAAGACACCACCATCTACCTGTTCGGGACCTTTCACGCGCTTGACGAGCGCAGCGACTGGTTCCGCGACGACGTCCGTGCCGCCTTCACGATCTCCGACGAACTCGTGCTCGAAACCATGCTGCCGCGACTGGAGCGTACAGCACCGCTGGCGCCGCGAATCAGCATCGCGCCGAGCGCAAACTTCCTTGGCGCGGCCCGCATGGCGGTTCATGCCGGGCAGGATCGTGGCCTGGACGTGCGCAAGGGTGCCGACATGGTTCTCAGGCGCGCGGCCGATGACGCCGGCAAGCCTGTTCGCGCTCTTGAGACGGTCCAGTTCCAGCTCGGCATGCTCACCCGCATGGCAGGGCCGCGGACTCGGACCGGAGCACCGCTCGTGATGGATGATTTCGTCAGGGCGAAGATGGCGGGCATCATCACCGATATGCAGGGTGCCTGGGAAAGCGGCGACCAGCGCATCTTCACCGCAATGCTGGGCCAGATGCGGCAAACCTCCCCGGCAATTACCGCGCCATGTTTCCGGAGCGGAACGCCCGCTGGGCGGACTGGATCGTCGATCGGATGGCGGCGCCGGGTGTGGTGTTCGTGGCGGTCGGCGCGGCGCATTTTGCCGGCTCCGATAGCGTGCTCGCCAATTTGAAAGCCCAAGGACTGTCGCCAAGGCGCCTCAACTAGGCGCCGCGGCCCGTCCAACCTTGCTTCGTCGGCCCTTTTACCCTAGGGCGCACAGCTTGTCCGGCCATGGTCATCCCTGGAGGCGTGGCGGGCATCAAAAGAACCGGAGTATATACTGATGAGCGAACAGCTGACGCTGCCCGCCGAAGCGCGCGAACGGGCTGGCAAGGGAGCCTCCCGTGC encodes:
- a CDS encoding A24 family peptidase; its protein translation is MINVGFTDILLGALAVLMLTAAVTDLRRRKIPNWLVLTIGVMAPLFWWSLQLPIYPDVALRAGTGLLVFLALFGLFCVGGMGGGDVKLATAIALWFPPQVTLLFLLVMSLAGAVVSTAAWVHHSKIMRRQGRTVVPYGVAIAFAGLLILAQRYLNQFA
- the cpaB gene encoding Flp pilus assembly protein CpaB; translated protein: MDVKKVMLLVGALVIAAVTAIMAKNMFAGAGAEQAAAAPVPQGPKVLVAKRALPVGTIIDQESLAFQPWPQELVQSAYYLEGAPESDLTKLIGTVVRNPITAGQPVTRGALVGPEDRGFLAAALAPGMRAITVPVNVIGGVAGFVFPGDRVDLMLTQSINNGDGPALNVSETVVRNLRVLATDQRVDSKDEQGKTVVRTFSNVTLEVTPRIAEKVVVAQTVGNLSLSLRSIADNASELDRAVASGEVKVPQGANPAQEKKILKAAAGRPLDSNTTFSTGGDVSRFQRRTVPLRPEERQAQINRELAAAGKAVSAAAARSMGPTVRISRGNNVTVVPVGVR
- a CDS encoding type II and III secretion system protein family protein, producing the protein MKTLTILNRARLGTAAIALATALGAVGPVAPATAQSTTAKPAETLNLSQGAGTLVRLSEPMTDVFVANDGVADVQVKSSTQLYVFGKGRGETTIYATTKSGRTIYAATVRVGNNLGSVDEMLRLAMPEADVRVTPMNNLLLLTGTVASPDDVAEAQRLVQAYIGEGTQIVSRIKSATPLQVMLKVRIAEVSRSALKNIGVNILNRDTASQNGTLMGIGRGDPGTINVVKGPADPVTGVQPETVIGATFKNLTGGTTLGIFRHMFGMDILGTLDLLQTDGFATTLAEPSLSALSGETASFLAGGEFPIPVSQGNDAISIEYKQYGVGLAFTPFVLADGRISMRVRPEVSEISDANSVRLNGFVVPAMTTRRAETTVELGSGQSFMLAGLLQNRNSNSIERAPFLGDLPILGALFRSSGYRRSETELVIVVTPYLVRPVSGQLALPTDGYRNPTDPELMLEGKLYQGKSGAALPANAPAPGLSGAAASTAAPGFKL
- a CDS encoding CpaD family pilus assembly lipoprotein produces the protein MTRKPAILIMTAALAACGHTAQDLPDRGMAAVNVPVVSRTDFTFDAAAPGGSLPPSEAARLDGWFQGLSVGYGDNIYLDGPYADAARNEVAGVAARYGLLVAPGAPVTQGAVPDGVVRVVVTRSRAFVPDCPDWSRARDLNYNNRSHPNYGCAVNSNLAAMIANPDDLVHGRAGEVNVDPKLGTKAVDAYRNKVLSGISGTVQATGSKGN
- a CDS encoding pilus assembly protein CpaE gives rise to the protein MNAPFQARAGLRDPFSAFVCDDATADMLRPVAVEHGWSPEKVNKGGLRNAVQSLSVSASPNILFVDLSESADPLNDINALAEVCEPGTIVIAAGQVNDVRLYRDLVASGIHDYLLKPFTVDQLRDTFAHAQMVLSGPRGEAQVDRPHVMAAVIGVRGGVGASTIATSLAWLLGEKAGRSTALLDLDVHFGTGALALDLEPGRGLTDAIENPSRIDGLFIERAMVRANERLSVLSAEAPIHQPLVTDGTAFFQLQEEMRNAFESTVLDLPRHMLIQYPHMVHDAHVAVVVSELTLAGTRDTIRILAWLKANAPQTKVIVVANGVPSGGALEISRKDFEQSIERPVDVIFPFDSKLAAQAAKLGKPVAEVASGKASAPFATLSSMVLSHATEESATDTAKVAKKGVVDSLKSMLSKPKPAAA
- a CDS encoding type II secretion system F family protein, with protein sequence MLPMIFALLVMGVLFLLYTALSGPSPAKAVKRRMELIRERHNDSPLAANAQAQIRKLFAQRAGRFEGVASTLIPRPALLRRRLEMTGKDITLSKYGLITLVAVAVVAILLMFRGAPFFLALFAGLFIGIGAPHMAIGFMIKKRLNKFNVNFPDAIELMVRGLRSGLPITETLTIVAGEISGPVGVEFRAVADKMKIGRTMEAALQETADRLGTPEFQFFVITLAIQRETGGNLAETLSNLADVLRKRAQMKLKIRAMSSESKASAYIVGSLPFVVFTLVYLVNPTYMMNFFVDQRLIVAGIGGLIWMSIGVFIMAKMVNFEI
- a CDS encoding type II secretion system F family protein, whose protein sequence is MNPQASGPTLLGIDVIWVATLLSAVAAMAVMLAIYAATTVKDPMARRVKALNDRREQLKAGIVASTNKRKKLTNKNQAADRVRSLLTSFKMVQDDQLKRTQLRLMQAGIRAKDLAFFIILARFVMPVVMGVVGVLVLYVMDMFPAWSPLRRYITLAGMLVFAYKAPDIWLTNKVKKRSDAVRKGLPDALDLLVICAEAGLTVDAAFNRVSKELGKAYPELGDEFGLTAIELGFLNERRQAFENLADRVDLEAVRGVVTTMIQTEKYGTPLASALRVLSAEFRNDRMMRAEEKAARLPAIMTVPLILFILPTLFVVILGPAACSISDNFISK